A stretch of Candidatus Dadabacteria bacterium DNA encodes these proteins:
- the mraZ gene encoding division/cell wall cluster transcriptional repressor MraZ encodes MFRGRYEHTMTKTGRVSIPSKFREVCRKKYSDETFVITNFDRYLIAYPMREWNELEKKLSKISITDSEVTSSIRYLMGNAVDCPIDNQGRVLIPQSLRSYAAIETEVVLVGMLKKIEIWSKEIWEKENGSGAFETFIQSREVLAGYGL; translated from the coding sequence ATGTTCAGAGGAAGATACGAACATACTATGACCAAGACCGGAAGGGTCAGTATTCCTTCAAAGTTCAGGGAGGTCTGCAGGAAGAAATATTCCGACGAGACCTTCGTAATAACGAACTTTGACCGCTACCTCATCGCCTATCCCATGAGGGAGTGGAACGAACTCGAGAAAAAGCTCTCCAAGATATCCATAACCGACAGCGAGGTTACGTCTTCAATACGCTATCTCATGGGAAACGCGGTTGACTGCCCTATAGACAACCAGGGAAGAGTTCTCATTCCTCAGTCGCTACGCTCATACGCCGCCATTGAAACTGAAGTCGTTCTGGTCGGCATGCTGAAAAAGATAGAGATCTGGTCAAAGGAGATATGGGAGAAGGAAAACGGCTCAGGGGCATTTGAGACTTTCATACAAAGCAGGGAGGTGCTCGCCGGGTATGGTCTCTAG